A genomic region of Streptomyces sp. NBC_00247 contains the following coding sequences:
- a CDS encoding lysophospholipid acyltransferase family protein — translation MSRLTVIKAVLGPILRLMFRPRIEGAENIPGDGPVILAGNHLTFIDSLIMPICCDRPVYYIGKDEYVTGKGVKGRMMAWFFTGSGMIPVDRDGGRGGVAALMTGRRVLDEGGAFAIYPEGTRSPDGRLYRGRTGIARLTLMTGAPVVPFAMIGTDKLQPGGAGIPRPGKVTVRFGEPMEFSRYEGMDRDRYVLRAVTDSVMSEVMRLSGQEYVDMYATKAKAA, via the coding sequence TTGTCCCGACTCACGGTCATCAAGGCAGTGCTCGGCCCGATCCTGCGCCTGATGTTCCGCCCTCGGATCGAGGGCGCCGAGAACATCCCCGGAGACGGTCCGGTGATCCTCGCGGGCAACCACCTCACCTTCATCGACTCGCTGATCATGCCGATCTGCTGCGACCGGCCGGTGTACTACATCGGCAAGGACGAGTACGTCACCGGCAAGGGCGTCAAGGGCCGCATGATGGCCTGGTTCTTCACCGGCAGCGGCATGATCCCGGTGGACCGCGACGGCGGACGGGGCGGGGTCGCCGCACTCATGACGGGCCGCAGGGTGCTGGACGAGGGCGGCGCCTTCGCCATCTACCCGGAGGGCACGCGCTCCCCCGACGGCCGGCTCTACCGGGGTCGTACGGGCATCGCCCGCCTCACCCTGATGACGGGCGCGCCGGTGGTCCCGTTCGCGATGATCGGCACCGACAAGCTGCAGCCGGGCGGCGCCGGGATTCCCCGTCCGGGCAAGGTCACGGTCCGCTTCGGCGAGCCGATGGAGTTCTCCCGGTACGAGGGCATGGACCGCGACCGCTACGTGCTGCGCGCGGTGACGGACTCGGTGATGTCCGAGGTCATGCGTCTCTCCGGCCAGGAGTACGTGGACATGTACGCGACGAAGGCCAAGGCCGCCTGA
- a CDS encoding glycerophosphodiester phosphodiesterase: protein MTERTRKSPGRRALLGAAVLGTTTLGLSAAGTAAADDRGHDDREAKGSGAGRRLRDLPVPTVVGHRGASGYRPEHTLGSYQLALDLGADIVEQDLVPTKDGHLVCRHENDITGTTDVASHPEFAGRRTTKTVDGVQLTGWFTEDFTLAELKTLRAVERIPGTRQKNTLYDGRWEIPTFEEVLRWADAEGRKRGKPVWLYTETKHPSYFRGLGLGLEEPLAKLLRRYGRDRADAALILQSFEPDSVRRLSTLVSTPRIVLLAGASSRPWDFTAAGDPRTVADLVTPAGLKWIASFAQGIGPTLDLVIPRDSDGRLAAPTTLVRDAHARGLVLHPYTMRNENTFLPTEFRRGTDPNAYGDAFGAFRAYFATGIDGIFSDNADTARLAAADARRA, encoded by the coding sequence ATGACAGAGCGTACGCGCAAGAGCCCCGGCCGCCGGGCCCTGCTCGGAGCCGCGGTGCTCGGAACGACCACTCTCGGCCTCTCGGCCGCCGGCACCGCCGCGGCCGACGACCGGGGCCACGACGACCGCGAGGCCAAGGGGAGTGGCGCCGGGCGTCGCCTGCGCGACCTGCCCGTCCCCACCGTCGTCGGCCACCGGGGAGCCAGCGGCTACCGGCCCGAGCACACCCTGGGCTCCTACCAGCTCGCCCTGGACCTCGGCGCGGACATCGTCGAGCAGGACCTCGTCCCGACCAAGGACGGCCACCTCGTCTGCCGCCACGAGAACGACATCACCGGCACCACCGACGTCGCCTCCCACCCCGAGTTCGCCGGCCGCAGGACCACCAAGACGGTCGACGGGGTCCAGCTGACCGGCTGGTTCACCGAGGACTTCACCCTCGCCGAACTGAAGACCCTGCGGGCCGTCGAGCGCATCCCGGGCACCCGTCAGAAGAACACCCTCTACGACGGCCGCTGGGAGATCCCCACCTTCGAGGAGGTCCTGCGCTGGGCCGACGCCGAGGGCCGCAAGCGCGGCAAGCCGGTCTGGCTCTACACCGAGACCAAGCACCCCTCGTACTTCCGGGGGCTCGGACTCGGCCTGGAAGAGCCGCTCGCCAAGCTGCTCCGCCGTTATGGACGCGACCGCGCGGACGCGGCCCTCATCCTCCAGTCCTTCGAGCCCGACTCCGTGCGGCGGCTCTCCACCCTGGTCTCCACCCCGCGCATCGTGCTGCTCGCCGGCGCGTCCTCGCGCCCCTGGGACTTCACCGCGGCGGGCGACCCGCGCACCGTCGCCGACCTCGTCACCCCGGCCGGCCTGAAGTGGATCGCCTCCTTCGCCCAGGGCATCGGCCCCACCCTCGACCTGGTGATCCCGAGAGATTCCGACGGTCGCCTCGCCGCTCCGACCACCCTGGTCCGGGACGCGCACGCGCGGGGGCTGGTCCTCCACCCGTACACGATGCGCAACGAGAACACCTTCCTGCCCACCGAGTTCCGCCGGGGCACCGACCCCAACGCGTACGGGGACGCCTTCGGCGCCTTCCGCGCGTACTTCGCCACGGGCATCGACGGCATCTTCTCCGACAACGCAGACACCGCCCGGCTCGCGGCGGCCGACGCGCGCCGCGCCTGA
- a CDS encoding sigma-70 family RNA polymerase sigma factor — protein sequence MVLTALHPLVRAEVTAEAPAAGTDPADLEQTVWLRLLERLASGAPSPDPARWVRETVRAEVRRSRRAVLREHPHADDGPAAGPGSCPERAALGADERRALRAAVARLPGRCAGLLNALLDPGDRTYREIAEELGMSQGSLGPIRSRCLGCLRRMLAAEVAAPGTRGMVR from the coding sequence GTGGTGCTGACGGCCCTGCACCCGCTGGTCCGCGCCGAGGTGACGGCCGAGGCCCCGGCGGCCGGCACGGACCCGGCCGACCTCGAACAGACCGTCTGGCTGCGGCTGCTGGAGCGCCTCGCCTCCGGCGCTCCGTCACCCGACCCGGCCCGCTGGGTGCGCGAGACCGTACGCGCCGAGGTCCGCCGCTCCCGCCGCGCCGTTCTGCGCGAACACCCGCATGCCGACGACGGACCCGCCGCGGGCCCCGGCAGCTGTCCCGAGCGCGCCGCTCTCGGTGCCGACGAACGCCGGGCGCTGCGCGCGGCCGTCGCCCGGCTGCCCGGTCGCTGCGCCGGACTGCTGAACGCCCTGCTCGACCCGGGCGACCGCACCTACCGCGAGATCGCGGAGGAGTTGGGTATGTCACAGGGGAGTTTGGGGCCGATTCGCTCCAGATGTCTGGGATGTCTCCGCAGAATGCTCGCGGCGGAGGTTGCCGCTCCCGGAACGCGGGGAATGGTGCGGTGA
- a CDS encoding class I SAM-dependent DNA methyltransferase, translating into MTDKEDFFQERIAATYDDPSDGMFAADLVGTTADFLAELAGGGRALELGIGTGRIALPLARRGVPVHGIDLSRAMVERLRAKPGGEAVGVTIGDFTGTRVDGTFALAYLVFNTIMNLTTQADQVACFRNVADHLAPGGTFVIEVMVPELRKLPAGQRIVPFHTSATRWAYDDYDVATQSVSSNYVDLADGRGEYRSIPFRYVWPAELDLMAQLAGMRLRERFEDWDRSPFGNESGRHVSVWEKPAG; encoded by the coding sequence GTGACCGACAAGGAAGACTTCTTCCAAGAGCGGATCGCGGCGACGTACGACGATCCCTCGGACGGCATGTTCGCGGCGGATCTGGTGGGGACGACCGCGGACTTCCTGGCGGAGCTCGCGGGCGGCGGCCGGGCACTCGAACTCGGCATCGGGACCGGGCGGATCGCGCTGCCGCTGGCGCGGCGCGGGGTGCCGGTGCACGGCATCGACCTGTCCCGGGCGATGGTGGAGCGGCTGCGCGCCAAACCGGGCGGCGAGGCGGTCGGGGTGACGATCGGGGACTTCACCGGGACGAGGGTGGACGGCACCTTCGCCCTCGCCTACCTGGTCTTCAACACGATCATGAACCTGACGACCCAGGCGGACCAGGTCGCCTGTTTCCGCAACGTCGCGGACCATCTCGCGCCGGGCGGCACCTTCGTGATCGAGGTGATGGTCCCGGAACTGCGCAAACTGCCCGCCGGGCAGCGGATCGTGCCTTTCCACACGAGTGCGACGCGCTGGGCGTACGACGACTACGACGTCGCCACCCAGTCGGTGAGTTCGAACTACGTGGACCTCGCCGACGGCCGGGGCGAGTACCGCTCGATCCCGTTCCGCTACGTGTGGCCCGCCGAGCTCGACCTGATGGCTCAGCTCGCGGGGATGCGGCTGCGGGAGCGCTTCGAGGACTGGGACCGGAGCCCGTTCGGCAACGAGAGCGGACGGCACGTCTCGGTGTGGGAGAAGCCCGCGGGCTGA
- a CDS encoding GNAT family N-acetyltransferase encodes MGMSVIISAADQDDAEQLFRLQYLCFQSEAELYGNYRIDPLVQTLESVRDELATDLLFVARLGDEVVGAVRGFTAEDGTGRIGKLCVHPRLQGHGLGARLLRAAETGLAAERAATRFRLHTGHRSEGNLRLYRRAGYAQVGAETGEDGVRLILLEKEAPAAQEYLASA; translated from the coding sequence ATGGGCATGAGCGTGATCATCTCGGCGGCGGACCAGGACGACGCCGAGCAGCTCTTCAGGCTCCAGTACCTCTGTTTCCAGAGCGAGGCGGAGCTCTACGGGAACTACCGGATCGACCCGCTCGTCCAGACCCTGGAGTCCGTCCGGGACGAACTCGCCACCGACCTGCTCTTCGTGGCCCGGCTCGGCGACGAGGTCGTCGGCGCGGTGCGGGGGTTCACCGCGGAGGACGGCACCGGCCGGATCGGCAAACTCTGCGTCCACCCCCGGCTCCAGGGCCACGGCCTCGGCGCCCGGCTGCTGCGCGCGGCGGAGACGGGACTCGCGGCCGAGCGTGCCGCCACCCGCTTCCGGCTGCACACCGGACACCGCAGCGAGGGCAACCTGCGCCTCTACCGTCGTGCCGGATACGCGCAGGTCGGCGCCGAGACAGGTGAGGACGGAGTACGCCTGATCCTGCTGGAGAAGGAAGCCCCGGCGGCCCAGGAGTACCTGGCGAGCGCGTAA
- a CDS encoding methionine ABC transporter ATP-binding protein, whose amino-acid sequence MITTSGLTKVYQSRDREVTALDGVDLHVEEGEVFGVIGQSGAGKSSLIRCVNLLERPTSGTVTVAGQDLTALAGRGRRAGKELREARSRIGMVFQHFNLLASRTVQGNVELPLEILGVPGRDRSRKALELLDLVGLGDKAKAYPGQLSGGQKQRVGIARALAGDPKVLLSDEATSALDPETTRSILQLLRDLNQQLGLTVLLITHEMDVVKTICDSAALMRRGRVVESGTLGELLATPGSELAHELFPVGGGAPAPGRTVVDVTFHGESTGRPVISQLSRTYDIDISILGAAMDTVGGKQIGRMRIELPGRFEENVVPIGFLREQGLRVDVVDEAAATVIPAQTTAPLTKEAAK is encoded by the coding sequence GTGATCACCACTTCGGGCCTCACGAAGGTCTACCAGTCGCGCGACCGTGAGGTCACCGCACTCGACGGAGTCGACCTGCACGTCGAGGAGGGCGAGGTCTTCGGCGTCATCGGCCAGAGCGGCGCCGGCAAGTCCTCCCTCATCCGCTGCGTGAACCTCCTGGAGCGGCCCACCTCCGGCACCGTGACCGTCGCGGGCCAGGACCTCACCGCCCTCGCCGGCCGGGGCCGCCGGGCGGGCAAGGAACTGCGCGAGGCGCGCAGCCGCATCGGCATGGTCTTCCAGCACTTCAACCTGCTGGCCTCGCGCACCGTCCAGGGCAACGTGGAACTCCCGCTGGAGATCCTCGGCGTGCCCGGCCGCGACCGCTCCCGCAAGGCACTCGAACTGCTCGACCTGGTCGGCCTCGGCGACAAGGCGAAGGCGTACCCCGGGCAGCTCTCCGGGGGCCAGAAGCAGCGCGTCGGCATCGCCCGCGCCCTGGCCGGCGACCCGAAGGTGCTGCTCTCGGACGAGGCGACCTCGGCCCTGGACCCCGAGACCACCCGGTCCATCCTCCAGCTGCTGCGCGACCTCAACCAGCAGCTCGGCCTGACCGTGCTGCTCATCACCCACGAGATGGACGTCGTCAAGACGATCTGCGACTCCGCCGCGCTGATGCGCCGGGGCCGCGTCGTCGAGTCCGGCACACTCGGCGAACTCCTCGCCACCCCCGGCTCCGAACTGGCCCACGAACTCTTCCCCGTCGGCGGCGGCGCCCCGGCCCCCGGCCGCACGGTGGTCGACGTCACCTTCCACGGTGAGTCCACCGGCCGTCCGGTGATCTCCCAGCTCTCCCGTACCTACGACATCGACATCTCGATCCTCGGCGCGGCCATGGACACCGTGGGCGGCAAGCAGATCGGCCGGATGCGCATCGAGCTGCCCGGCCGCTTCGAGGAGAACGTCGTGCCCATCGGCTTCCTGCGCGAGCAGGGGCTGCGGGTGGACGTCGTGGACGAGGCCGCCGCCACCGTGATCCCCGCGCAGACCACCGCCCCGCTCACCAAGGAGGCCGCGAAGTGA